One part of the Magallana gigas chromosome 5, xbMagGiga1.1, whole genome shotgun sequence genome encodes these proteins:
- the LOC117690473 gene encoding uncharacterized protein isoform X5, protein MESPTLQELTEHGRKMELKGTDLQKFIIDQQTHYRELRAAERSKEKEEREYQLKREELDLERMKLAEAKGIAEAESKYKETLLKLEQQLQETKADISSNASAKVPKMPFFEETKDDIDSYLRRFERYATAQKWSGETWAVNLSALLRGRALDVYSLLPQERALDYATLKAALLKRFEKTEDGFRQHFRRCRPERGETFTQFSVRLASYLDRWIEIGKVNKTFQGLYDLVLRDQFLSVCNKDLILFLKERIPNNIQDMCALADQYKEARCANIQTLVNSSRKDTSVDSQNSSQSRPQLQRDQKETAGNPKDQPPKARMDITCYKCKKPGHFSYQCSKGRNSVGMAVDGKGSSDYSNPGKCAAFTTVTTTSSVSAANNFSILNTSCNASASVGSLPTSDGILNEHFVKVLRDTGCNGVVVRQALVPEEQLTGNKRLCILADGSQIEAPIARVSIDTPYFVGEVDAWCLKNPLFELIIGNIPKARDPSDPDRNWKPIQVNAVMTRQQAKREGKKDKPLHVPDIIGPELAFSPDDVIRAQGEDESLHKIRQLAEQPADESSKVRFFRKNGILYRSFQSPTVENNKKISQHIVPKPLRNKVMFLAHDSLMTGHLGSSRTAYKVMSEFYWPGVQADVRRYCRSCDICQRTTPKGRTTKVPLGEMPIIDVPFQRVAVDLIGPIQPATDRGNRYILTLVDFATRYPEAVALKGIETEKVAEALIDIFCRIGVPKEMLTDQGTQFTSELMAETSRLLSFRQLTTTPYHPMCNGLVERFNGTLKQILRRLCAERPKDWDKYLSAALFAYRDATQESLGFPPFELVYGRTVNGPMRILREIWTKEVNDPEVRTTYQYIVDLKERLESTCTMAKENLEKATQRYRVNYNKRAKKRDMKVGEKVLVLLPTSNNKLLLQWRGPYEILEKVGNVDYRINMDGKTKTFHANMLKLYIDRDNENDAGVLGIAGVAVVDLADDEDDGEDELCDSPGQERTEGAREVTMFLV, encoded by the exons ATGGAGTCGCCAACACTACAGGAGCTAACAGAACACGGGAGAAAGATGGAGTTGAAGGGGACAGACCTTCAGAAATTCATCATAGATCAGCAGACTCATTATCGGGAGTTGAGAGCAGCAGAGAGATCTAAGGAGAAAGAGGAGAGAGAGTATCAGCTGAAGAGAGAAGAACTGGATTTGGAGAGGATGAAGTTAGCGGAAGCTAAAGGTATTGCTGAAGCTGAAAGTAAGTACAAAGAGACGTTACTTAAGCTTGAACAACAGTTACAAGAAACTAAAGCTGATATTTCTAGTAATGCTTCTGCTAAAGTGCCTAAAATGCCTTTCTTTGAAGAAACAAAAGATGATATTGATTCATATTTACGTCGTTTTGAGCGTTATGCTACAGCACAGAAGTGGAGCGGCGAAACGTGGGCGGTAAACCTTAGTGCGTTGCTACGGGGAAGAGCGTTGGACGTATACTCTCTTCTGCCACAAGAGAGGGCCCTAGACTATGCAACCCTGAAGGCAGCTCTGTTGAAACGTTTCGAGAAAACTGAGGATGGGTTTAGACAGCATTTTCGCAGATGTCGCCCAGAGAGAGGTGAGACGTTTACCCAGTTTTCTGTTAGATTAGCGAGCTATCTCGACAGATGGATAGAAATTGGGAAAGTGAACAAGACTTTTCAAGGACTATATGACTTAGTACTTCGTGATCAATTTCTATCAGTATGCAACAAAGACTTGATTTTGTTTCTTAAAGAACGCATTCCCAATAATATTCAAGATATGTGTGCTTTGGCTGATCAATATAAGGAGGCAAGATGTGCTAACATTCAAACATTAGTCAATTCTAGCAGAAAGGACACATCAGTTGATTCTCAGAATTCTAGCCAATCCAGACCTCAGCTTCAGCGGGATCAGAAGGAAACTGCAGGGAACCCCAAAGATCAACCACCCAAAGCAAGGATGGATATTACGTGCTACAAGTGTAAAAAACCAGGCCACTTCTCATATCAGTGTTCAAAGGGGCGGAATTCTGTTGGGATGGCAGTCGACGGGAAAGGATCTTCGGATTACAGTAATCCAGGCAAGTGCGCTGCATTTACTACAGTAACTACTACCTCATCCGTATCCGCAGCAAACAATTTTAGTATACTGAACACTTCTTGTAACGCTAGTGCATCAGTAGGTAGCTTGCCTACAAGTGATGGTATACTTAATGAACATTTTGTGAAAGTGTTGAGAGACACGGGGTGTAATGGGGTTGTTGTTCGTCAAGCGTTAGTTCCAGAGGAGCAACTGACAGGGAACAAGCGGCTTTGTATCCTTGCAGATGGATCGCAGATTGAGGCACCTATAGCTCGTGTGAGTATTGATACGCCATATTTTGTGGGTGAAGTTGATGCTTGGTGTTTGAAAAATCCTCTATTTGAGCTTATAATAGGAAACATCCCAAAAGCCAGAGACCCATCTGATCCAGATCGAAACTGGAAGCCGATTCAGGTGAATGCGGTGATGACGCGTCAGCAGGCGAAGCGGGAAGGTAAGAAGGACAAACCTCTTCATGTACCTGACATAATTGGTCCAGAACTTGCGTTTAGTCCAGATGACGTCATCAGAGCTCAAGGTGAAGATGAATCGTTGCACAAGATAAGGCAGCTAGCTGAACAACCTGCAGACGAAAGCAGCAAAGTCCGATTCTTCCGGAAAAACGGTATTCTTTATCGATCTTTTCAATCACCTACAgttgaaaataataagaaaatatcTCAACATATTGTGCCAAAACCTTTGAGAAACAAAGTAATGTTTCTTGCACACGATTCATTAATGACTGGACATTTAGGTTCAAGTAGGACAGCTTATAAAGTTATGTCTGAATTCTATTGGCCTGGGGTGCAGGCAGATGTGCGTCGTTATTGCAGATCGTGTGACATTTGTCAGAGAACGACTCCCAAAGGAAGGACAACAAAGGTTCCTCTAGGTGAAATGCCGATTATCGACGTCCCTTTTCAACGTGTAGCAGTGGACTTGATAGGACCGATACAACCAGCTACGGACCGGGGCAATCGCTACATTTTGACGCTGGTGGACTTTGCTACTCGTTATCCGGAAGCTGTAGCACTTAAAGGTATAGAGACAGAGAAAGTTGCTGAAGCTTtgattgatatattttgtagaaTTGGAGTTCCGAAAGAAATGCTTACGGACCAGGGTACGCAATTTACGTCAGAGCTGATGGCAGAGACGAGTCGCCTTCTTTCTTTTAGGCAGCTTACGACTACACCTTACCACCCGATGTGCAATGGTCTTGTTGAACGCTTCAATGGGACGCTGAAACAAATTCTACGGCGTTTATGTGCAGAGCGACCGAAGGATTGGGACAAGTATCTATCAGCAGCTTTATTTGCATACCGTGACGCTACTCAAGAAAGTTTAGGTTTCCCGCCTTTTGAACTGGTGTATGGACGAACAGTGAATGGACCGATGAGAATTTTGCGTGAAATCTGGACTAAAGAGGTAAATGATCCTGAAGTTCGTACTACTTATCAATACATTGTAGATCTCAAAGAGCGGCTCGAGTCAACATGCACGATGGCCAAGGAGAACCTGGAAAAGGCAACACAACGGTACCGCGTCAACTACAACAAACGTGCGAAGAAGAGAGATATGAAAGTGGGTGAAAAGGTACTAGTCTTGTTGCCGACATCAAAcaataaacttttattgcaATGGAGAGGTCCGTATGAAATACTTGAAAAAGTTGGTAATGTAGATTACAGAATTAACATGGAcggtaaaactaaaacatttcatgCAAACATGTTGAAATTATACATTGACAGAGACAATGAGAATGATGCAGGTGTTTTAGGAATTGCAGGAGTTGCGGTCGTAGATCTTGCTGACGACGAAGACGATGGTGAAGATGAGCTGTGTGATTCTCCGGGACAGGAAAGAACAGAAGGTGCTAGGGAAGTTACA ATGTTCCTGGTGTGA
- the LOC117690473 gene encoding uncharacterized protein isoform X6, producing the protein MESPTLQELTEHGRKMELKGTDLQKFIIDQQTHYRELRAAERSKEKEEREYQLKREELDLERMKLAEAKGIAEAESKYKETLLKLEQQLQETKADISSNASAKVPKMPFFEETKDDIDSYLRRFERYATAQKWSGETWAVNLSALLRGRALDVYSLLPQERALDYATLKAALLKRFEKTEDGFRQHFRRCRPERGETFTQFSVRLASYLDRWIEIGKVNKTFQGLYDLVLRDQFLSVCNKDLILFLKERIPNNIQDMCALADQYKEARCANIQTLVNSSRKDTSVDSQNSSQSRPQLQRDQKETAGNPKDQPPKARMDITCYKCKKPGHFSYQCSKGRNSVGMAVDGKGSSDYSNPGKCAAFTTVTTTSSVSAANNFSILNTSCNASASVGSLPTSDGILNEHFVKVLRDTGCNGVVVRQALVPEEQLTGNKRLCILADGSQIEAPIARVSIDTPYFVGEVDAWCLKNPLFELIIGNIPKARDPSDPDRNWKPIQVNAVMTRQQAKREGKKDKPLHVPDIIGPELAFSPDDVIRAQGEDESLHKIRQLAEQPADESSKVRFFRKNGILYRSFQSPTVENNKKISQHIVPKPLRNKVMFLAHDSLMTGHLGSSRTAYKVMSEFYWPGVQADVRRYCRSCDICQRTTPKGRTTKVPLGEMPIIDVPFQRVAVDLIGPIQPATDRGNRYILTLVDFATRYPEAVALKGIETEKVAEALIDIFCRIGVPKEMLTDQGTQFTSELMAETSRLLSFRQLTTTPYHPMCNGLVERFNGTLKQILRRLCAERPKDWDKYLSAALFAYRDATQESLGFPPFELVYGRTVNGPMRILREIWTKEVNDPEVRTTYQYIVDLKERLESTCTMAKENLEKATQRYRVNYNKRAKKRDMKVGEKELQELRS; encoded by the exons ATGGAGTCGCCAACACTACAGGAGCTAACAGAACACGGGAGAAAGATGGAGTTGAAGGGGACAGACCTTCAGAAATTCATCATAGATCAGCAGACTCATTATCGGGAGTTGAGAGCAGCAGAGAGATCTAAGGAGAAAGAGGAGAGAGAGTATCAGCTGAAGAGAGAAGAACTGGATTTGGAGAGGATGAAGTTAGCGGAAGCTAAAGGTATTGCTGAAGCTGAAAGTAAGTACAAAGAGACGTTACTTAAGCTTGAACAACAGTTACAAGAAACTAAAGCTGATATTTCTAGTAATGCTTCTGCTAAAGTGCCTAAAATGCCTTTCTTTGAAGAAACAAAAGATGATATTGATTCATATTTACGTCGTTTTGAGCGTTATGCTACAGCACAGAAGTGGAGCGGCGAAACGTGGGCGGTAAACCTTAGTGCGTTGCTACGGGGAAGAGCGTTGGACGTATACTCTCTTCTGCCACAAGAGAGGGCCCTAGACTATGCAACCCTGAAGGCAGCTCTGTTGAAACGTTTCGAGAAAACTGAGGATGGGTTTAGACAGCATTTTCGCAGATGTCGCCCAGAGAGAGGTGAGACGTTTACCCAGTTTTCTGTTAGATTAGCGAGCTATCTCGACAGATGGATAGAAATTGGGAAAGTGAACAAGACTTTTCAAGGACTATATGACTTAGTACTTCGTGATCAATTTCTATCAGTATGCAACAAAGACTTGATTTTGTTTCTTAAAGAACGCATTCCCAATAATATTCAAGATATGTGTGCTTTGGCTGATCAATATAAGGAGGCAAGATGTGCTAACATTCAAACATTAGTCAATTCTAGCAGAAAGGACACATCAGTTGATTCTCAGAATTCTAGCCAATCCAGACCTCAGCTTCAGCGGGATCAGAAGGAAACTGCAGGGAACCCCAAAGATCAACCACCCAAAGCAAGGATGGATATTACGTGCTACAAGTGTAAAAAACCAGGCCACTTCTCATATCAGTGTTCAAAGGGGCGGAATTCTGTTGGGATGGCAGTCGACGGGAAAGGATCTTCGGATTACAGTAATCCAGGCAAGTGCGCTGCATTTACTACAGTAACTACTACCTCATCCGTATCCGCAGCAAACAATTTTAGTATACTGAACACTTCTTGTAACGCTAGTGCATCAGTAGGTAGCTTGCCTACAAGTGATGGTATACTTAATGAACATTTTGTGAAAGTGTTGAGAGACACGGGGTGTAATGGGGTTGTTGTTCGTCAAGCGTTAGTTCCAGAGGAGCAACTGACAGGGAACAAGCGGCTTTGTATCCTTGCAGATGGATCGCAGATTGAGGCACCTATAGCTCGTGTGAGTATTGATACGCCATATTTTGTGGGTGAAGTTGATGCTTGGTGTTTGAAAAATCCTCTATTTGAGCTTATAATAGGAAACATCCCAAAAGCCAGAGACCCATCTGATCCAGATCGAAACTGGAAGCCGATTCAGGTGAATGCGGTGATGACGCGTCAGCAGGCGAAGCGGGAAGGTAAGAAGGACAAACCTCTTCATGTACCTGACATAATTGGTCCAGAACTTGCGTTTAGTCCAGATGACGTCATCAGAGCTCAAGGTGAAGATGAATCGTTGCACAAGATAAGGCAGCTAGCTGAACAACCTGCAGACGAAAGCAGCAAAGTCCGATTCTTCCGGAAAAACGGTATTCTTTATCGATCTTTTCAATCACCTACAgttgaaaataataagaaaatatcTCAACATATTGTGCCAAAACCTTTGAGAAACAAAGTAATGTTTCTTGCACACGATTCATTAATGACTGGACATTTAGGTTCAAGTAGGACAGCTTATAAAGTTATGTCTGAATTCTATTGGCCTGGGGTGCAGGCAGATGTGCGTCGTTATTGCAGATCGTGTGACATTTGTCAGAGAACGACTCCCAAAGGAAGGACAACAAAGGTTCCTCTAGGTGAAATGCCGATTATCGACGTCCCTTTTCAACGTGTAGCAGTGGACTTGATAGGACCGATACAACCAGCTACGGACCGGGGCAATCGCTACATTTTGACGCTGGTGGACTTTGCTACTCGTTATCCGGAAGCTGTAGCACTTAAAGGTATAGAGACAGAGAAAGTTGCTGAAGCTTtgattgatatattttgtagaaTTGGAGTTCCGAAAGAAATGCTTACGGACCAGGGTACGCAATTTACGTCAGAGCTGATGGCAGAGACGAGTCGCCTTCTTTCTTTTAGGCAGCTTACGACTACACCTTACCACCCGATGTGCAATGGTCTTGTTGAACGCTTCAATGGGACGCTGAAACAAATTCTACGGCGTTTATGTGCAGAGCGACCGAAGGATTGGGACAAGTATCTATCAGCAGCTTTATTTGCATACCGTGACGCTACTCAAGAAAGTTTAGGTTTCCCGCCTTTTGAACTGGTGTATGGACGAACAGTGAATGGACCGATGAGAATTTTGCGTGAAATCTGGACTAAAGAGGTAAATGATCCTGAAGTTCGTACTACTTATCAATACATTGTAGATCTCAAAGAGCGGCTCGAGTCAACATGCACGATGGCCAAGGAGAACCTGGAAAAGGCAACACAACGGTACCGCGTCAACTACAACAAACGTGCGAAGAAGAGAGATATGAAAGTGGGTGAAAAG GAATTGCAGGAGTTGCGGTCGTAG
- the LOC117690473 gene encoding uncharacterized protein isoform X2, producing the protein MELKGTDLQKFIIDQQTHYRELRAAERSKEKEEREYQLKREELDLERMKLAEAKGIAEAESKYKETLLKLEQQLQETKADISSNASAKVPKMPFFEETKDDIDSYLRRFERYATAQKWSGETWAVNLSALLRGRALDVYSLLPQERALDYATLKAALLKRFEKTEDGFRQHFRRCRPERGETFTQFSVRLASYLDRWIEIGKVNKTFQGLYDLVLRDQFLSVCNKDLILFLKERIPNNIQDMCALADQYKEARCANIQTLVNSSRKDTSVDSQNSSQSRPQLQRDQKETAGNPKDQPPKARMDITCYKCKKPGHFSYQCSKGRNSVGMAVDGKGSSDYSNPGKCAAFTTVTTTSSVSAANNFSILNTSCNASASVGSLPTSDGILNEHFVKVLRDTGCNGVVVRQALVPEEQLTGNKRLCILADGSQIEAPIARVSIDTPYFVGEVDAWCLKNPLFELIIGNIPKARDPSDPDRNWKPIQVNAVMTRQQAKREGKKDKPLHVPDIIGPELAFSPDDVIRAQGEDESLHKIRQLAEQPADESSKVRFFRKNGILYRSFQSPTVENNKKISQHIVPKPLRNKVMFLAHDSLMTGHLGSSRTAYKVMSEFYWPGVQADVRRYCRSCDICQRTTPKGRTTKVPLGEMPIIDVPFQRVAVDLIGPIQPATDRGNRYILTLVDFATRYPEAVALKGIETEKVAEALIDIFCRIGVPKEMLTDQGTQFTSELMAETSRLLSFRQLTTTPYHPMCNGLVERFNGTLKQILRRLCAERPKDWDKYLSAALFAYRDATQESLGFPPFELVYGRTVNGPMRILREIWTKEVNDPEVRTTYQYIVDLKERLESTCTMAKENLEKATQRYRVNYNKRAKKRDMKVGEKVLVLLPTSNNKLLLQWRGPYEILEKVGNVDYRINMDGKTKTFHANMLKLYIDRDNENDAGVLGIAGVAVVDLADDEDDGEDELCDSPGQERTEGAREVTVSDELSEEEKTEIRTLLDDFEDVLSDVPGVTTLGVHDIKLTTNEPVRTKPYPLPFVSRDTVCEEVRKMIEAGVIEPSSSPYCSPIVIVKKKDGTNRFCIDFRAIN; encoded by the coding sequence ATGGAGTTGAAGGGGACAGACCTTCAGAAATTCATCATAGATCAGCAGACTCATTATCGGGAGTTGAGAGCAGCAGAGAGATCTAAGGAGAAAGAGGAGAGAGAGTATCAGCTGAAGAGAGAAGAACTGGATTTGGAGAGGATGAAGTTAGCGGAAGCTAAAGGTATTGCTGAAGCTGAAAGTAAGTACAAAGAGACGTTACTTAAGCTTGAACAACAGTTACAAGAAACTAAAGCTGATATTTCTAGTAATGCTTCTGCTAAAGTGCCTAAAATGCCTTTCTTTGAAGAAACAAAAGATGATATTGATTCATATTTACGTCGTTTTGAGCGTTATGCTACAGCACAGAAGTGGAGCGGCGAAACGTGGGCGGTAAACCTTAGTGCGTTGCTACGGGGAAGAGCGTTGGACGTATACTCTCTTCTGCCACAAGAGAGGGCCCTAGACTATGCAACCCTGAAGGCAGCTCTGTTGAAACGTTTCGAGAAAACTGAGGATGGGTTTAGACAGCATTTTCGCAGATGTCGCCCAGAGAGAGGTGAGACGTTTACCCAGTTTTCTGTTAGATTAGCGAGCTATCTCGACAGATGGATAGAAATTGGGAAAGTGAACAAGACTTTTCAAGGACTATATGACTTAGTACTTCGTGATCAATTTCTATCAGTATGCAACAAAGACTTGATTTTGTTTCTTAAAGAACGCATTCCCAATAATATTCAAGATATGTGTGCTTTGGCTGATCAATATAAGGAGGCAAGATGTGCTAACATTCAAACATTAGTCAATTCTAGCAGAAAGGACACATCAGTTGATTCTCAGAATTCTAGCCAATCCAGACCTCAGCTTCAGCGGGATCAGAAGGAAACTGCAGGGAACCCCAAAGATCAACCACCCAAAGCAAGGATGGATATTACGTGCTACAAGTGTAAAAAACCAGGCCACTTCTCATATCAGTGTTCAAAGGGGCGGAATTCTGTTGGGATGGCAGTCGACGGGAAAGGATCTTCGGATTACAGTAATCCAGGCAAGTGCGCTGCATTTACTACAGTAACTACTACCTCATCCGTATCCGCAGCAAACAATTTTAGTATACTGAACACTTCTTGTAACGCTAGTGCATCAGTAGGTAGCTTGCCTACAAGTGATGGTATACTTAATGAACATTTTGTGAAAGTGTTGAGAGACACGGGGTGTAATGGGGTTGTTGTTCGTCAAGCGTTAGTTCCAGAGGAGCAACTGACAGGGAACAAGCGGCTTTGTATCCTTGCAGATGGATCGCAGATTGAGGCACCTATAGCTCGTGTGAGTATTGATACGCCATATTTTGTGGGTGAAGTTGATGCTTGGTGTTTGAAAAATCCTCTATTTGAGCTTATAATAGGAAACATCCCAAAAGCCAGAGACCCATCTGATCCAGATCGAAACTGGAAGCCGATTCAGGTGAATGCGGTGATGACGCGTCAGCAGGCGAAGCGGGAAGGTAAGAAGGACAAACCTCTTCATGTACCTGACATAATTGGTCCAGAACTTGCGTTTAGTCCAGATGACGTCATCAGAGCTCAAGGTGAAGATGAATCGTTGCACAAGATAAGGCAGCTAGCTGAACAACCTGCAGACGAAAGCAGCAAAGTCCGATTCTTCCGGAAAAACGGTATTCTTTATCGATCTTTTCAATCACCTACAgttgaaaataataagaaaatatcTCAACATATTGTGCCAAAACCTTTGAGAAACAAAGTAATGTTTCTTGCACACGATTCATTAATGACTGGACATTTAGGTTCAAGTAGGACAGCTTATAAAGTTATGTCTGAATTCTATTGGCCTGGGGTGCAGGCAGATGTGCGTCGTTATTGCAGATCGTGTGACATTTGTCAGAGAACGACTCCCAAAGGAAGGACAACAAAGGTTCCTCTAGGTGAAATGCCGATTATCGACGTCCCTTTTCAACGTGTAGCAGTGGACTTGATAGGACCGATACAACCAGCTACGGACCGGGGCAATCGCTACATTTTGACGCTGGTGGACTTTGCTACTCGTTATCCGGAAGCTGTAGCACTTAAAGGTATAGAGACAGAGAAAGTTGCTGAAGCTTtgattgatatattttgtagaaTTGGAGTTCCGAAAGAAATGCTTACGGACCAGGGTACGCAATTTACGTCAGAGCTGATGGCAGAGACGAGTCGCCTTCTTTCTTTTAGGCAGCTTACGACTACACCTTACCACCCGATGTGCAATGGTCTTGTTGAACGCTTCAATGGGACGCTGAAACAAATTCTACGGCGTTTATGTGCAGAGCGACCGAAGGATTGGGACAAGTATCTATCAGCAGCTTTATTTGCATACCGTGACGCTACTCAAGAAAGTTTAGGTTTCCCGCCTTTTGAACTGGTGTATGGACGAACAGTGAATGGACCGATGAGAATTTTGCGTGAAATCTGGACTAAAGAGGTAAATGATCCTGAAGTTCGTACTACTTATCAATACATTGTAGATCTCAAAGAGCGGCTCGAGTCAACATGCACGATGGCCAAGGAGAACCTGGAAAAGGCAACACAACGGTACCGCGTCAACTACAACAAACGTGCGAAGAAGAGAGATATGAAAGTGGGTGAAAAGGTACTAGTCTTGTTGCCGACATCAAAcaataaacttttattgcaATGGAGAGGTCCGTATGAAATACTTGAAAAAGTTGGTAATGTAGATTACAGAATTAACATGGAcggtaaaactaaaacatttcatgCAAACATGTTGAAATTATACATTGACAGAGACAATGAGAATGATGCAGGTGTTTTAGGAATTGCAGGAGTTGCGGTCGTAGATCTTGCTGACGACGAAGACGATGGTGAAGATGAGCTGTGTGATTCTCCGGGACAGGAAAGAACAGAAGGTGCTAGGGAAGTTACAGTAAGTGATGAACTCTCTGAAGAAGAAAAGACTGAAATACGAACATTACTTGACGATTTTGAAGATGTTTTATCAGATGTTCCTGGTGTGACGACTTTGGGAGTCCACGACATCAAGTTGACGACAAATGAACCAGTTCGTACGAAGCCATATCCTCTTCCTTTCGTTTCCCGGGATACCGTGTGTGAAGAAGTGCGGAAGATGATAGAAGCAGGCGTAATTGAACCGTCGTCAAGTCCATATTGTTCACCCATAGTTATTGTGAAGAAGAAGGACGGGACTAATAGATTCTGTATTGACTTTCGTGCAATCAATTAA